The DNA segment TCCTTAGCTACAACTACCGCGTATATGGTAAGACGGTCGCCGCCTATACCTACGAAAACGATGTTAGGCGAGTTAGATAATTGTGAGCTAATTCGTTCCGCTCTGCTTAAACTTATTTTTTTAAGAATATGCCCGCCGACGCTGATTTTTAGAATGCCTATAGTTTCAAATCCTAGCATTTTAGGGCTTACATCTATAGTAAATCTTTTAATAACGCCGGTTTCCTTCAACTTTCTAACACGGAAGTGGATGGTAGTATCAGGGATTTTCTGCTCCTCTCTCAACCGATTTCTACCGCTTAATTTTTTCGACACCTCCTCTGCAATCTTTGTAAAAGGTGTTCTTGAATCTTCTTGCAGTATTTTCAGTATTTCTAGATCAATTCTATCAAAAGGCATATTGAACTCCTCTTATTATGATTTTATCACAAAACTATTTAATAATATCGCAAAATAAATTTATTCTCATTAAAATTTATTCAAAAAAATAGGAAAAAAATTATATTAATGGTTTAAATGATAGAATTCCTGCAGGATTAGGTGCAAAAACTAGTTCTGTGCCTGCTTTCAGAATTTGAGCGTGTTGATTAATGTCAAAACCTGTGATTCTAGCTTCAAGCTTAGGTCCCTCCTCTAATTGAACTATCCCTACAGCGTAAGGTGATTCGGATGCGAATCTTTTCGGCGCAACGTGAATAATAGTATAAGTTAGAAGACGTGCTTTACCTGAGAGATTAACCCATTCAAACTCCGATGAACCGCATACACTGCATTTTAAGCGAGGTGGAGCAATTATATTAGCGCAGCCACTACATTTCAAACCTTTAAGTTTTCCTTCTGAAATATATTTAAGGAAACGTTTTATTGAAAAGTCATCGGCTTCCATTAGCTCACCTCCTAAAAATATGAATTATAGCTGTGGCGCCGCTGCCCCCTATGTTATGTGTTAAACCAACTTCAGCCCCGTTAACCTGCCTTTTCCCAGCTTCGCCTCTTAATTGAATAGAAATCTCGACAGCTTGAGCTACACCAGTACAGCCTACCGGGTGGCCTTTAGCCTTTAAGCCACCGGACGGGTTTACAGCGATGTCCCCGTCGATTTGAGTTAAACCCTGCTCAACCGCTCTCCCCCCTTCACCTGGTGGAAAGAATCCTAAATCCTCGGTAGCTACGATTTCAGCTATTGTAAAACAATCATGGACCTCAGCTAAGTCAATGTCTTTAGATGTTACGCCCGCCATCTCATAAGCTTTTTTAGCAGCTATTCTAGCAGCTCTCAGAGAGGTTAAACTCTCTCTTTCAAATAATGACACAGTATCTGTAGCTTGAGCTGAAGCAACAATGAATACAGGCGTATCAGTGTATTTTCTAGCAACATCCTCTCTGGCAAGGATTAAAGCAGCTGCTCCGTCGCTTATAGGTGAACAATCGTATAAGCCTAAAGGCCATGCAATCATAGGGGCACTTAAAGCTTTGTTCAAGTCTATCTCCTTCTGAAAATGAGCTTTCGGATTTAAAAAACCGTTATGATGGTTTTTAACAGCTACAGCTGCAAGCTGCTCTCTAGTCGTGCCGTAAGCGTCCATGTGAGCTTTAGCTATCATCGCATACTCCCCGGGGAATGTGGCGCCGACGCTCGCCTCAAATAAATTATCAGCAGCTATCGATAAAGCGTCGGTTACATCAGAGGTGGGTAGATCCGTCATCTTCTCAACACCACCAACTAAAACAATATCATATAGGCCGGATAGAATAGAGAGTATGCCTTGGCGTAAAGCAGCCGCTCCGCTTGCACATGCTGATTCAAGGCGAATTGAGGGCAGCCCTCTTAAACCAGCGTAATCAGCCATTAACGGACCGATATGCCCTTGATGCTCGAATAAATCCGCTGTAAAGTTACCGACGTAAACAGATTCAATCTCCTTAGGGGAAACACCAGCGTCTTTGATAGCGTAATCAACAGCCTCAGCGAAAAGCTCCCTACTTGTCTTATTCTCTAATTTACCGAATTTAGTAACACCCACACCGATTACAGCAACCTTCAACTACATCAACCTCTAAATATGTTGACAACTCTACGGAAACTTGTGAAAACTATAGATGGCAAAAGAACAATGCAATCGTTAAATTGATAAATAGTTTACAGCTTCCAATATAAGCTTGACGTCTATTAAAATATTTCTACATTTTAATTAATAATAAAAGAAATTAGATAAAGTTTAATTCAAGTTGGGATTAAGAATAAAGTAACAGGTGAAGCTATGGTAACTGATTTGGAGAAGAAAGCGCTTAAAATAATCAGAGAATCAGGGGAAGCGGGTCTACCACAGAATGAATTATGGAAGAGCTTAAACACCACTAGCAGAGAAGGCCATAGAATTTCATCTAAACTAGAGAGAAACGGGTATATTCGACGTGTTAAAGAATTATATAAAGGGAGATGGACTTATAGATTATTCCCGGTTGTGAAGACTGAGCAGTCGGTGAAATATGATAAATTAGATAACTGCCCCTGCTTTGACTGCGAAGATTTAACTAAATGCGGGGTTGGGAATGATATTAACCCTATTTTATGCATTAAACAGAATAATTGGCTTAGAGATCTAGAAAAACAGGCTGGCTCAGAGAGAGAA comes from the Candidatus Odinarchaeum yellowstonii genome and includes:
- a CDS encoding thiolase domain-containing protein, with the protein product MKVAVIGVGVTKFGKLENKTSRELFAEAVDYAIKDAGVSPKEIESVYVGNFTADLFEHQGHIGPLMADYAGLRGLPSIRLESACASGAAALRQGILSILSGLYDIVLVGGVEKMTDLPTSDVTDALSIAADNLFEASVGATFPGEYAMIAKAHMDAYGTTREQLAAVAVKNHHNGFLNPKAHFQKEIDLNKALSAPMIAWPLGLYDCSPISDGAAALILAREDVARKYTDTPVFIVASAQATDTVSLFERESLTSLRAARIAAKKAYEMAGVTSKDIDLAEVHDCFTIAEIVATEDLGFFPPGEGGRAVEQGLTQIDGDIAVNPSGGLKAKGHPVGCTGVAQAVEISIQLRGEAGKRQVNGAEVGLTHNIGGSGATAIIHIFRR
- a CDS encoding Zn-ribbon domain-containing OB-fold protein — its product is MEADDFSIKRFLKYISEGKLKGLKCSGCANIIAPPRLKCSVCGSSEFEWVNLSGKARLLTYTIIHVAPKRFASESPYAVGIVQLEEGPKLEARITGFDINQHAQILKAGTELVFAPNPAGILSFKPLI
- a CDS encoding winged helix-turn-helix transcriptional regulator is translated as MPFDRIDLEILKILQEDSRTPFTKIAEEVSKKLSGRNRLREEQKIPDTTIHFRVRKLKETGVIKRFTIDVSPKMLGFETIGILKISVGGHILKKISLSRAERISSQLSNSPNIVFVGIGGDRLTIYAVVVAKDRNQFLNLVEDLRKNPDIDLIDYNLLADIKKGEEVLKPLPVEVD